The candidate division WOR-3 bacterium genome has a segment encoding these proteins:
- a CDS encoding tetratricopeptide repeat protein yields MEEDMAERDFSEIARLSERYNKDPKSRIFVQLADAYRKNNMIDEALEILQKGLQHHPNYSLAYLILGKCYFDKRMYAQAKDSFEKTLSFDPQNIVALRMLAQICETTKDEEGQISAYKGILTIDPFDASAKEKLDRLEALRKKEPLYTMSMAEEYERQGDLTKALEIYEHLLFTDPTDILLQEKVKQLKEKTGGETQKAAEEKLEKLQVETFFKPEDLEKPQQVEPSAPQPDTIQPVQEPEPVQPMEKTEEPQQPTIQEQPKQETDAKVEEKLEILQPFGEEPSPPKEELDILKPVEATEEEKSEEPTPIKLQEETAVSPVEETPRDDKTTPPADVQAAPESTEEEEIMSLEDFLTEEPSEKVEETTPISETKEESPLAATEPIQAATTQLAPEPEERTEEPPLSTPEEKPIPIKEVEPTPSAQEPKEEIDQPPQPMSEEQEPEIKLKPKKPEEKTPPAVDSSQPTEQKPAPPEQQPEKPDEKKEPEKPKEEDFKSFQDWLSGLLK; encoded by the coding sequence ATGGAGGAAGATATGGCAGAACGAGATTTTTCTGAAATTGCAAGATTGAGTGAACGTTACAACAAAGATCCAAAATCAAGAATATTCGTCCAGCTTGCTGATGCATACCGGAAGAACAATATGATAGATGAAGCACTCGAAATACTGCAAAAAGGACTGCAGCACCATCCTAACTACAGTCTTGCTTATTTAATCCTGGGAAAATGCTATTTTGACAAAAGGATGTACGCTCAGGCAAAAGATTCCTTTGAAAAAACTTTATCGTTCGACCCCCAGAATATCGTCGCCCTGCGCATGCTTGCCCAGATATGCGAAACCACAAAGGACGAGGAGGGTCAAATTTCAGCGTATAAAGGGATTCTTACGATTGATCCTTTCGACGCCTCGGCGAAAGAAAAACTCGATCGTTTGGAGGCACTCAGGAAAAAAGAACCCTTATATACCATGTCCATGGCGGAAGAATACGAACGCCAGGGAGATTTGACAAAGGCTCTGGAAATATATGAACATCTTCTTTTCACCGATCCCACTGATATCTTGCTTCAGGAAAAAGTCAAACAACTGAAGGAAAAAACAGGCGGAGAAACCCAGAAAGCGGCGGAAGAAAAACTTGAAAAGTTGCAGGTGGAGACATTCTTTAAGCCAGAGGATCTGGAAAAACCTCAGCAGGTCGAACCTTCTGCTCCTCAACCGGACACCATCCAACCGGTGCAGGAACCAGAACCGGTCCAACCGATGGAAAAAACCGAAGAACCGCAGCAACCGACTATTCAAGAGCAGCCTAAACAAGAAACAGACGCTAAAGTGGAAGAAAAACTTGAAATCCTTCAGCCGTTTGGTGAAGAACCTTCCCCTCCGAAAGAAGAGCTTGACATATTGAAACCCGTTGAGGCAACTGAAGAGGAGAAAAGCGAGGAACCAACACCTATAAAGCTGCAGGAAGAAACAGCTGTTTCTCCGGTCGAAGAAACGCCTCGGGATGATAAAACAACACCTCCGGCTGATGTTCAGGCAGCACCGGAATCAACGGAAGAAGAAGAAATTATGTCGCTCGAAGATTTTTTAACTGAAGAACCATCTGAGAAGGTTGAAGAAACAACGCCGATATCAGAAACAAAAGAAGAATCACCCCTCGCCGCAACAGAACCGATTCAGGCAGCGACTACGCAGTTAGCTCCGGAGCCTGAAGAGCGGACTGAAGAACCACCTCTGTCAACTCCGGAAGAAAAACCGATACCGATTAAAGAAGTTGAACCCACACCTTCAGCTCAAGAACCGAAAGAAGAAATCGACCAACCGCCTCAACCCATGTCTGAAGAGCAGGAGCCGGAAATCAAATTAAAACCCAAGAAACCGGAAGAAAAGACTCCACCGGCTGTTGACAGCTCACAACCAACCGAGCAGAAACCTGCACCGCCTGAGCAACAACCGGAAAAGCCCGATGAAAAAAAGGAACCGGAAAAGCCGAAAGAAGAGGATTTTAAATCTTTCCAGGATTGGCTTTCAGGTCTGTTAAAATGA